Proteins encoded together in one Phaeodactylum tricornutum CCAP 1055/1 chromosome 25, whole genome shotgun sequence window:
- a CDS encoding predicted protein — protein sequence MSSLLVVKFVSREEKPSLQSFSTGFENNCRSSRNDTAMDVNQIRRYHVQRKRLYRTATAMKVSRLLLALASFLTSWPCTGAFQPRRPPFAKSVHVSSNSARKTIRDRIARRAIARNIATRPKTYTSRPKTALLAVPAISVPAPGTFYMILLAVQFASQPLLTKRYAPPTIIRSTYVLAQDLFRMFTCVTLLIITGSWHSATASWKWSSAAVAAGLPALLYAVQNYCSLVAYQNLPPITYNVLNQTKTLSAAVCCYFLLRQRQSPYQIVALGVLLVAALVMESILPLPGIGKPQDPTLAGTATEKHKDHTASIDTDQKGVHWASGVLPVLAASGISGLAGALAQKSLQVQERNSFLFSGELAAISAVSLLISSLLGSPDGRRIRKEGWTKGWTWQTWIPLATNAAGGILVGLVTKHAGSVRKGFALIIGMFLSGVLQNVVGSERQVTSQQWAGGSLAALSLWLYTAYPMV from the coding sequence ATGTCGTCACTTTTGGTAGTGAAATTTGTGTCACGTGAAGAGAAGCCCTCGTTGCAGAGTTTTTCTACTGGGTTCGAAAATAATTGCCGCTCGTCACGAAACGATACTGCTATGGATGTCAATCAAATCCGAAGGTATCATGTGCAGCGTAAACGACTTTATCGAACAGCGACAGCAATGAAAGTTTCCCGACTTTTACTGGCACTTGCTAGCTTCCTTACAAGTTGGCCATGCACGGGGGCGTTTCAACCGAGGCGTCCTCCTTTCGCAAAGTCAGTCCATGTTTCATCTAACTCTGCACGCAAAACAATCCGGGATCGGATAGCGCGGCGTGCCATTGCAAGAAACATTGCAACGCGTCCAAAAACATATACCTCAAGACCAAAAACTGCACTCCTTGCTGTTCCCGCTATTTCTGTGCCCGCTCCGGGAACGTTCTACATGATATTGTTGGCCGTGCAATTTGCCAGTCAACCATTGCTCACCAAGCGCTACGCACCTCCCACCATCATTAGAAGTACCTACGTACTCGCCCAAGACCTCTTTCGGATGTTCACTTGTGTTACGCTATTGATTATTACGGGGAGCTGGCATTCCGCGACCGCTTCATGGAAGTGGTCGTCGGCAGCTGTAGCGGCGGGTCTCCCCGCCCTGTTGTACGCCGTCCAAAACTACTGCAGTTTGGTGGCCTACCAAAATTTGCCCCCAATCACGTACAACGTCCTGAATCAAACCAAAACACTATCGGCAGCGGTATGTTGCTACTTTTTGTTGCGTCAAAGACAATCTCCGTACCAAATCGTTGCCCTGGGAGTTTTGCTGGTGGCAGCGCTCGTAATGGAATCCATCCTACCTTTGCCAGGGATCGGCAAGCCCCAAGATCCTACGTTGGCCGGTACCGCTACCGAAAAGCACAAGGATCATACCGCCAGCATTGATACAGACCAGAAAGGAGTGCACTGGGCATCCGGAGTCTTGCCGGTGTTGGCTGCCAGTGGCATTTCGGGTTTGGCTGGGGCCTTGGCCCAAAAATCACTGCAAGTACAGGAGCGCAACTCGTTTTTGTTCTCGGGTGAGCTTGCGGCAATTAGCGCTGTCAGTCTGCTGATCAGCTCCTTGCTAGGATCCCCCGACGGGCGGCGGATTCGAAAAGAGGGCTGGACTAAAGGATGGACGTGGCAAACATGGATTCCGTTGGCCACAAACGCGGCGGGGGGTATCTTAGTCGGATTAGTGACCAAGCACGCTGGCAGCGTGCGGAAGGGCTTTGCCCTCATTATTGGCATGTTTCTGAGTGGTGTACTCCAGAATGTTGTAGGCAGTGAACGTCAAGTCACGAGCCAGCAATGGGCTGGTGGATCCTTGGCGGCACTCTCGCTGTGGCTCTATACAGCGTATCCAATGGTCTAA
- a CDS encoding predicted protein gives MIRRQRSVSMKLIITVAHSLSLVLVTCLLARSVAFTAPSRPVSVPRTVEHARFGAVPVSSVMARHRSARHPMFMTEDAPEAQREETIPATSPQAVRQKVAAEKEKSGLAKAVLLAVPLFCKFVIVLCIKFLTDLVVFPLLWTYRLARLTKKKILGLFGKRSSPFDGANGDVQGNKDAPNQALPPKMSKGL, from the coding sequence ATGATACGGAGACAACGGAGTGTTAGCATGAAACTTATTATTACGGTAGCACATTCGCTAAGTTTGGTGCTAGTAACTTGCTTGTTGGCAAGGTCCGTAGCGTTCACGGCTCCGAGTCGCCCCGTGAGCGTCCCCCGCACGGTGGAACATGCTCGGTTCGGGGCTGTGCCGGTATCATCCGTGATGGCTCGTCACCGATCCGCACGACATCCTATGTTTATGACGGAGGATGCGCCAGAAGCGCAGCGGGAAGAAACGATTCCCGCGACTTCTCCCCAAGCCGTCCGGCAAAAGGTCGccgccgaaaaggaaaagagcgGTCTTGCCAAGGCCGTCCTCCTCGCGGTCCCGCTCTTTTGCAAGTTTGTCATTGTGTTGTGTATCAAATTTTTAACCGATCTCGTCGTCTTTCCTCTTTTGTGGACCTATCGGTTGGCACGCctgacaaaaaagaagattctCGGACTCTTTGGGAAACGATCCAGCCCCTTTGATGGCGCCAACGGAGACGTACAGGGGAATAAGGACGCTCCCAACCAAGCCCTGCCACCGAAAATGTCGAAAGGGTTGTAG
- a CDS encoding predicted protein — protein MECTTSGIDDTLLRSRNSTLDLWLDCNALEGVNFADALPFLLALRQNTHVTDVNLAIVRSPHAAETILAVSQIPNLQSLKVSSIFDCSGDFGLSLPTLTQALGQARRLEALSLDWIGILGDADNNTLREQHTALERTLESHPRLCEIVLTNFYFPSQTSPNDWIQADRFVRVILALPNLTTLRMDAVTRFYGRPLLTSTTIKLLFSHDCLQTILLKNICVWSTRCDPQVSKALRRNERLLELSLTSCYLASHGSVLAGLDENRSVRDLDVSDSSLLLEALSLGRALGMNRGLQKLTLCRSRLDVNPATHHDYALALLQALANHPTVKQFRMSILYDCTLLAERPSFQSVEEVLQTALRVLESNHVLQELCLDGMCQDEPFWALSEAIRLRLGLNKAGFWGLSQTTSKASEWADALGAVRYDVGCLYHVLRDNPLLVATTAVSVK, from the coding sequence ATGGAGTGTACTACTTCAGGAATAGACGATACATTATTGAGAAGTAGAAATAGCACATTGGATCTGTGGCTAGACTGCAACGCACTCGAGGGCGTCAATTTCGCCGATGCGCTGCCTTTCCTGCTAGCCTTGAGGCAGAACACGCACGTGACCGACGTAAATCTGGCTATCGTTCGATCACCTCATGCAGCGGAGACGATATTGGCCGTCAGTCAGATTCCCAATCTGCAAAGCTTAAAGGTCTCATCCATCTTTGACTGTTCCGGGGATTTCGGGCTGTCGCTACCGACACTGACACAGGCTCTGGGTCAGGCACGACGACTGGAAGCTCTATCTCTGGACTGGATTGGCATCTTGGGAGATGCCGACAACAATACGCTGCGGGAACAACATACCGCATTAGAGCGGACACTAGAGTCGCACCCAAGACTCTGTGAGATTGTTTTGACCAATTTTTACTTTCCGAGCCAGACGAGTCCAAATGATTGGATTCAGGCGGATCGATTCGTGCGTGTCATCCTCGCATTGCCCAACTTAACTACGTTACGAATGGATGCCGTCACAAGATTCTACGGGCGACCACTTTTGACCTCGACTACGATCAAGCTCTTGTTTTCCCACGACTGCCTCCAGACGATTCTTCTCAAAAACATATGTGTGTGGAGCACCCGGTGCGACCCGCAGGTCAGCAAGGCGTTGCGAAGGAACGAGCGCCTACTGGAACTATCACTTACATCATGTTACCTGGCTAGTCACGGTAGTGTTCTGGCTGGTTTGGACGAGAATCGATCAGTCCGGGATCTAGACGTGAGCGACTCGTCCCTGTTATTGGAAGCGCTTTCGTTGGGTCGCGCCCTCGGAATGAATCGCGGGTTGCAAAAGTTGACACTCTGTCGGAGTCGTCTGGATGTGAACCCTGCGACCCATCACGACTATGCGCTCGCTCTGTTGCAAGCTCTGGCGAATCATCCCACAGTCAAGCAATTTCGGATGAGTATCCTGTACGATTGCACGCTCCTTGCCGAACGTCCGTCCTTTCAATCTGTGGAGGAAGTTTTACAAACAGCATTGCGCGTGCTAGAATCAAATCATGTACTACAAGAGTTGTGCTTGGATGGAATGTGCCAAGATGAACCATTTTGGGCATTGTCGGAAGCTATTCGGCTACGCTTGGGTCTAAACAAAGCTGGATTTTGGGGACTATCGCAGACTACAAGTAAAGCGTCGGAATGGGCTGACGCCTTGGGTGCCGTACGATATGATGTGGGATGTCTGTACCATGTGCTCCGCGACAATCCTCTCTTGGTAGCGACGACAGCGGTGTCGGTCAAGTAA
- a CDS encoding predicted protein — protein MAFRQHNPNVITPPNPSVSNKKDVGVIGEKEPTVRSEFIDKENIPPSFSPPMPPSVHGFHDVEMERLVRGVNRFGLNHGSDNPSRVEGSILGLAPAYPPAVVRLTSLKKANSAAESSEPLAQHRFNRSLWNRAGSNTTQQDSIKKLDVLGRGIRSPKRIPFGNVHHGGCDSARNDVKSAEIPPPRADFASIVRCNAPQSPNTLQDQHHQHLLLKEAAPKDPSIPAAVADAIKASRECRGTTKVATVEKAELYLRHAIAEYHAGRITEAPNGSCYNNIVHGYADLKEPAKAEAILHLMWSDFQQGNELAEPNVRIYTSVLYAWEKSKKESAPERCEAILQQMHRLHDSGIAKLCKPDLYAYTVCLHTWADSKRPDAPKRAEQLFRKMKDRYHNGDTELQPDSVCYVNLLNAYANSAIEYAHTEDLLWEMVDDFIAGNESAKPIIRNFNTVLAVWSKSGSAEAPERSEAIIRRLHELNKWGALDTKSDQYTYSLLLKTWTTCNRHNSAQEAEQALYWMESLHSEGDQGARLDVIKYTTVISALARSGNPGSAETLLEKMLEDYQKGNSKAKPDAKSFNMVLSGWSRYHNATVAAARAQALLHRMWNYRAVHIAPDTWSYNTVLFCWKNANGPKQGESLLLDMDRMAAKGFAKARPNSTSFQAVIDSWKKSNFPFKHQHIHQLQEESQKRFGESAKSKNMDSRSFK, from the exons ATGGCATTCCGGCAACACAATCCCAATGTGATCACTCCTCCCAACCCTTCTGTTTCTAACAAGAAGGATGTGGGGGTGATCGGTGAGAAGGAGCCGACTGTGCGATCGGAATTCATCGACAAGGAAAACATCCCTCCCTCTTTTTCTCCTCCTATGCCTCCTAGCGTCCACGGTTTCCACGACGTCGAGATGGAACGGCTCGTTCGAGGTGTTAATCGCTTCGGATTGAACCATGGTAGCGATAATCCCAGTCGGGTCGAAGGATCCATCCTTGGGTTAGCTCCGGCCTATCCTCCCGCCGTCGTACGACTAACCTCCCTCAAAAAAGCAAACTCGGCTGCGGAGTCGTCTGAGCCCTTGGCGCAGCATCGCTTCAACCGTTCTCTCTGGAACCGAGCTGGCTCCAACACAACTCAGCAGGACAGTATCAAAAAGCTTGATGTGCTCGGTCGTGGTATCCGTTCACCGAAGAGGATTCCTTTCGGAAACGTACACCACGGCGGCTGTGACAGCGCACGCAATGACGTCAAGAGCGCCGAAATTCCTCCTCCACGAGCCGACTTTGCTAGCATCGTCCGATGCAACGCCCCCCAGAGTCCAAACACTTTGCAAGATCAACACCATCAACATTTGCTCCTCAAAGAAGCCGCTCCCAAGGATCCGTCGATTCCCGCTGCTGTGGCggatgccatcaaagcgAGTCGGGAATGCCGTGGCACCACGAAAGTCGCTACGGTGGAAAAAGCGGAGCTTTATCTTCGCCATGCTATCGCCGAATACCATGCTGGACGCATCACGGAGGCTCCGAATGGATCGTGCTACAACAACATTGTACATGGCTACGCCGATCTCAAGGAACCGGCAAAGGCCGAAGCCATTTTGCATCTCATGTGGTCCGATTTTCAACAAGGCAACGAG TTGGCAGAGCCCAATGTCCGCATCTATACCAGTGTCTTGTATGCCTGGgaaaaatcgaaaaaggaaagTGCTCCAGAACGCTGTGAAGCCATCCTTCAGCAAATGCATCGCCTCCACGATTCGGGAATTGCCAAATTATGCAAACCAGATCTTTACGCGTATACTGTGTGTCTTCATACGTGGGCCGACTCAAAACGCCCTGACGCTCCGAAGCGAGCCGAGCAACTCTTTCGCAAGATGAAAGACCGCTATCATAACGGTGACACAGAACTCCAACCAGACTCAGTGTGCTACGTCAATCTCTTAAACGCTTACGCTAACTCCGCAATTGAATACGCCCATACTGAGGACTTACTCTGGGAAATGGTGGATGACTTTATTGCCGGTAATGAAAGTGCCAAACCCATTATTCGCAACTTCAATACCGTTTTAGCGGTGTGGTCTAAATCTGGTTCAGCAGAGGCTCCGGAACGCTCCGAAGCGATAATCCGACGCTTGCATGAGTTGAACAAATGGGGAGCCTTGGACACCAAATCTGACCAGTACACATACTCGCTGCTTCTAAAGACTTG GACGACGTGTAATCGTCACAATTCTGCTCAGGAAGCCGAACAGGCTTTGTATTGGATGGAAAGCCTTCACAGTGAAGGTGACCAAGGGGCGCGTCTTGACGTCATTAAATACACAACAGTTATCAGTGCTCTCGCACGTTCCGGCAATCCAGGCAGCGCCGAGACTCTTCTAGAGAAGATGCTCGAAGATTATCAAAAGGGAAATTCGAAGGCCAAGCCCGATGCGAAGTCATTTAACATGGTTCTCTCTGGATGGTCTCGTTACCACAACGCAACGGTCGCCGCTGCTCGTGCCCAAGCTCTCCTGCATCGTATGTGGAACTACAGAGCGGTCCATATCGCCCCGGACACGTGGTCCTATAATACCGTTTTGTTCTGCTGGAAGAACGCGAACGGTCCTAAACAGGGGGAATCGCTGCTACTCGACATGGACCGCATGGCAGCAAAGGGGTTTGCCAAAGCTCGTCCTAATAGTACAAGCTTTCAGGCCGTCATCGACtcttggaagaaatcgaacTTTCCCTTCAAGCACCAGCACATTCATCAGCTTCAGGAGGAGTCTCAGAAGCGCTTTGGTGAAAGTGCAAAGTCCAAAAACATGGACTCCCGCAGCTTCAAATGA